The following are encoded in a window of Penicillium oxalicum strain HP7-1 chromosome II, whole genome shotgun sequence genomic DNA:
- a CDS encoding Killer toxin subunits alpha/beta: protein MKYVQRAFVLGLASGLVHASQFDPQIEPCPQACSIAGPDSANWTSYHSLDRLRLCKKPLHFDFNYFSPLDSHTTTKACTLDAAKPDVAETQLSCSGGADKPMDLQVSSWDTSSSDAVAVASVSEVIAALRSQIADSHRSCNNSVAPAASPTVLFASYGDLLAGLYIGSNIDAADATRELSKAVLDASAGSGLGEAKMAQICGANLTSAHTLGLIATRTGSAHLLHQAMQSWTNATCTEGSHQSTKSKMTVVQLPSTVGGSEAADNGLKSRAGTCTYKLVVSGDSCGSLATKCGITATDLYKYNPSSTFCSTLAVGQPICCSAGSLPDLKPKPNADGTCHSYTVQSGDYCALLATKNYITVENIESYNSKTWGWQGCSNLQRGTAICLSSGEPPMPAIVPGTACGPQKAGTTRPENWDDLSGLNPCPLNACCDIWGQCGITSDYCTVSNSSTGAPGTAAPGENGCISNCGTDIVAGSSSVSQRFNIGYFEAFGVDRSCLAMDASQLPSSYSHVHFAFGQVSSTFDVTLDGYQDQFERFSNMTYFKRVLSFGGWSFSTDLDSYPIFREGVTAANRLTFAQNVVAFVERYNLDGVDFDWEYPGAPDIPGIPPGSPTDGANYLSFLKTVRSLLPSGKTLSIAAPASYWYLKGFPIAEMSKVVDYIVYMTYDLHGQWDYNSPFANPGCELGNCLRSHVNLTETESALSMITKAGVPANKVVVGIASYGRSFGMMDPSCTGPNCLFTGPNSTATPGECTDTAGYISQAELERMLSDSARLRRRDVTSWYDKDTDSDMMTYGGGSWVAYMSQKTKISRINRYAAYGFAGAVEWALDLAQFVLGSGDDSVSAGEIEENKQIFTEALNSSNYDTSEFSTYNLTDLATRLVGYDGCSRDQKNQIYSGWQQSWKIMNQLYQEANSGFNFNEAAALEFLGAPAYTKPFQDRVQQAFKQLGTIQPGWSGIFAWKLAVRCDDLYKACPCGNGNGQTIAYTVQKDAKYQTAAINFCDPYFEQDTLDAKIAIYAQPKKAVEYYADMDHYASNQGSTWIHELLHVDWASLKGDPHIYDIKIAVQANDRTKIWTKAYGPVINKALGRMLYSGFWTMQNADSMSLYALARYVQKKLGNIYPHLPLALKPAVDADWPYLVSGLEVYENGTGISTSGSDGDVSTWSSTTSQCSDSDDLDGGWQNQATMTVSGFPMRSDYPADYLSSWSSWAGLTPTTTTTDTPTATPSGTWEISIYSQADCKGDHYEVMGHDINSPLKPCLVISDLGTTDTATSNSCRWYSGGSWESCDKSSLTHPLSWKLKSPGDSCTAYDNAKCERNGSEQSYSTVAGACNNYDKADFDQVKWIALRCGWEP from the exons TGAAGTACGTTCAACGTGCTTTCGTACTGGGCCTAGCAAGTGGTCTGGTGCACGCAAGCCAGTTTGACCCGCAGATTGAGCCATGTCCGCAGGCATGTTCAATCGCTGGGCCGGACTCAGCCAACTGGACCTCGTACCATTCACTCGATCGACTTCGCCTATGCAAGAAACCTCTGCACTTTGATTTCAACTATTTCAGTCCTCTCGACTCGCATACCACCACCAAAGCTTGCACATTGGATGCCGCGAAGCCTGATGTTGCTGAAACACAACTCTCCTGCAGTGGGGGAGCAGACAAACCCATGGACCTCCAAGTGTCATCTTGGGATACTTCAAGCTCAGATGCGGTAGCAGTTGCGTCGGTGTCTGAAGTTATCGCGGCATTGAGGTCCCAGATTGCGGACAGCCACCGTTCCTGCAACAATTCCGTCGCCCCCGCTGCCTCTCCGACTGTTCTCTTCGCAAGCTATGGAGACCTTCTCGCAGGTTTGTACATTGGAAGCAACATCGACGCTGCCGATGCCACGCGCGAGCTATCAAAAGCCGTTCTCGATGCCAGCGCTGGCTCTGGACTAGGCGAGGCGAAGATGGCGCAGATCTGCGGAGCCAATTTAACAAGCGCCCACACATTGGGCCTCATCGCAACCCGTACAGGAAGTGCGCACCTGTTACACCAGGCCATGCAAAGCTGGACCAATGCGACATGCACCGAAGGTTCTCATCAGTCCACAAAGAGCAAGATGACGGTCGTGCAGCTGCCATCAACCGTTGGTGGCAGCGAGGCCGCCGATAACGGACTGAAGAGTCGTGCTGGCACTTGCACATACAAGCTTGTCGTCTCGGGGGACTCGTGCGGCTCCCTGGCGACCAAATGCGGGATCACTGCTACGGACCTCTACAAGTACAATCCCAGCAGTACTTTTTGTTCTACCCTGGCTGTTGGCCAACCTATCTGCTGCTCGGCGGGCTCGCTGCCAGATTTGAAACCCAAGCCCAACGCCGACGGCACTTGTCATAGCTACACCGTTCAGTCAGGCGACTACTGCGCCCTGCTAGCTACGAAGAACTATATTACCGTTGAAAACATCGAGTCCTACAACTCTAAAACCTGGGGCTGGCAAGGCTGTAGCAATCTCCAACGAGGGACTGCTATTTGCCTGAGCTCCGGTGAGCCACCCATGCCCGCAATCGTGCCGGGCACCGCCTGCGGACCCCAAAAGGCCGGCACGACTCGTCCAGAGAACTGGGACGATCTCAGCGGCTTGAACCCTTGTCCACTCAATGCTTGT TGCGACATTTGGGGGCAATGCGGTATCACATCCGACTACTGCACAGTATCCAACTCCTCCACTGGAGCCCCCGGGACCGCAGCACCGGGGGAAAACGGCTGCATCTCTAATTGCGGCACTGATATTGTTGCTGGGAGCTCATCAGTATCACAGCGCTTCAACATTGGATATTTTGAAGCATTTGGCGTGGATCGCTCCTGTCTTGCCATGGATGCCAGCCAACTGCCGTCCTCGTACTCACATGTGCATTTTGCGTTCGGGCAGGTCTCGTCCACTTTCGATGTCACTCTCGATGGGTACCAAGACCAGTTTGAGCGATTCTCCAACATGACTTACTTCAAGCGAGTGTTGTCCTTTGGAGGCTGGTCATTCTCCACCGATCTGGACTCGTACCCAATCTTCCGTGAGGGTGTCACCGCGGCCAATCGATTGACGTTTGCCCAAAACGTGGTAGCTTTTGTTGAGCGGTACAATCTTGACGGAGTGGACTTCGACTGGGAGTACCCTGGGGCCCCGGATATTCCTGGCATCCCCCCAGGTAGCCCAACCGATGGGGCGAACTACCTCAGCTTCCTCAAGACAGTGCGGTCATTGCTTCCCTCGGGCAAGACCCTGTCTATCGCCGCCCCCGCCTCGTACTGGTACCTGAAGGGATTCCCCATCGCTGAGATGTCTAAGGTGGTCGATTACATCGTGTACATGACCTATGACCTCCACGGCCAATGGGACTACAACAGTCCCTTTGCCAACCCGGGCTGTGAGCTCGGCAACTGTCTCCGTTCACATGTCAATTTGACGGAGACGGAGTCTGCACTCTCCATGATTACCAAAGCTGGTGTGCCGGCCAACAAGGTGGTGGTTGGAATCGCCAGTTACGGACGTAGCTTTGGCATGATGGATCCAAGTTGCACAGGGCCAAATTGCCTGTTCACGGGACCAAACTCAACGGCGACCCCGGGTGAATGCACTGATACAGCAGGGTACATCTCTCAAGCAGAACTTGAGCGTATGCTCAGTGACTCTGCACGCCTGCGGCGCCGCGACGTGACGTCCTGGTATGACAAGGATACCGACTCGGATATGATGACGTACGGCGGGGGCAGCTGGGTCGCGTACATGTcccaaaagaccaaaatTTCCCGAATCAATCGCTACGCTGCATACGGCTTCGCAGGCGCGGTGGAGTGGGCGCTCGACCTGGCGCAATTTGTCCTGGGTTCTGGTGATGACAGCGTTTCGGCGGGTGAGATCGAAGAGAACAAGCAGATTTTCACAGAAGCGTTAAACTCCAGTAATTACGACACCTCCGAATTTTCGACCTACAATTTGACCGATCTTGCCACTCGCCTTGTCGGTTATGATGGCTGCTCGCGAGACCAAAAGAACCAAATTTACTCTGGCTGGCAGCAATCATGGAAGATCATGAACCAGCTGTATCAAGAGGCCAACAGTGGCTTCAACTTCAACGAGGCAGCAGCTCTCGAATTTTTGGGGGCGCCCGCTTACACCAAACCCTTCCAGGACAGAGTCCAGCAGGCGTTCAAACAGCTGGGTACCATTCAACCTGGTTGGAGCGGGATTTTCGCGTGGAAGCTGGCAGTTCGGTGTGACGATTTATACAAAGCGTGCCCCTGCGGCAATGGCAACGGGCAGACTATCGCCTACACGGTGCAGAAGGACGCCAAATACCAGACTGCCGCAATTAATTTCTGTGACCCCTACTTTGAGCAGGACACTCTGGATGCCAAGATTGCCATCTACGCGCAGCCGAAGAAAGCCGTGGAATACTACGCCGATATGGATCATTACGCAAGTAACCAGGGTTCCACCTGGATTCACGAGCTTTTGCATGTCGATTGGGCGTCTCTGAAGGGAGACCCGCACATCTACGACATCAAGATCGCAGTCCAAGCCAATGATAGGACCAAAATATGGACTAAGGCATACGGGCCCGTGATCAACAAGGCACTGGGTCGCATGCTCTATTCGGGTTTCTGGACCATGCAAAACGCTGACAGTATGTCCCTGTATGCCCTGGCTCGGTATGTGCAGAAAAAACTGGGAAACATCTACCCGCACCTCCCCCTTGCGCTCAAACCGGCCGTGGATGCGGATTGGCCCTACTTAGTGTCGGGCTTGGAGGTTTATGAGAATGGGACGGGCATCAGTACGAGTGGTTCGGATGGAGACGTTTCAACCTGGTCGTCGACGACGAGCCAGTGCTCGGATTCGGACGACCTTGACGGTGGCTGGCAGAACCAGGCCACCATGACCGTGAGTGGATTCCCCATGAGATCTGATTACCCGGCGGACTATCTCTCTAGCTGGTCGTCGTGGGCGGGTCTCACtccaaccaccaccaccactgacACTCCCACCGCAACGCCGTCGGGAACATGGGAGATCTCCATCTACAGCCAGGCAGACTGCAAAGGCGACCACTACGAGGTCATGGGCCACGATATTAACAGCCCCCTTAAGCCATGCTTGGTCATTTCTGATCTCGGCACGACCGACACGGCTACCTCGAATTCGTGCCGGTGGTACTCGGGCGGTTCCTGGGAGTCGTGTGACAAGAGCTCGCTCACACATCCGCTGTCTTGGAAACTGAAGAGCCCGGGCGATTCCTGTACCGCCTATGACAATGCGAAATGTGAGAGAAACGGGTCTGAGCAGTCATATTCAACCGTCGCGGGGGCTTGCAACAACTATGATAAGGCGGATTTCGACCAGGTCAAGTGGATTGCCCTGAGATGCGGATG Ggagccttga